The DNA region CCCCAAAGGCGAGGCCGGCAGGCCCGGGAAGGCGGGCCCGCGTGGGCCTCCCGGTGAGCCCGGGCCGCCGGGCCCCGTGGGCCCCCCGGGCGAGAAGGGTGAGCCCGGCCGCCAAGGCCTGCCGGGCCCGCCCGGGGCGCCCGGCCTGAACGCGGCTGGGGCCATCAGCGCCGCCACCTACAGCACGGTGCCCAAGATCGCCTTCTACGCCGGCCTCAAGCGGCAGCACGAAGGCTATGAGGTGCTCAAGTTCGACGACGTGGTCACCAACCTCGGTAACCACTACGATCCCACCACGGGCAAGTTCACCTGCTCCATCCCGGGCATCTACTTCTTCACCTACCACGTCCTGATGCGTGGAGGGGACGGCACCAGCATGTGGGCTGATCTCTGCAAAAACAACCAGGTGAGTGCGGGCAGGCAgcggggagggcggggagggagaGCGCGAAGGTGCGGGCGAGAGGGAGGAGACCCCGGAAATGGGGGTGGGAGCCCGCGGAGGAAGGGCGCGGCAGCCCGGCTCCCGGGAGCGACGCGAGGGGGGACGCTGTTCCACTCTGGAGAGGCGGGGGTCGCGCACCACAGAGGGCGCCCGGCGGCCTGGAGAGGGCGGTTCCCGAGCCTAGGACCCGCAAACGGTGCGCGCGAGTGTGAGCGCGATCCTGAAGGGGCGGGAAGCCGGAGCGCGGTCCCCTGGACCTCGTGTGCACCCGGAGTCCCGGAGCAGGAAGCGCCCCCGGCCGTGGGATCCGCAGCAGCGTAGGATAGCTCTCAGGCTTTGCCGGGAACGGGAGCGTCGGGGAGAGTCCGGAATGGGCGTGCCAGGGTCACAAACCCAGGGGAGAAAGACAGGGGCCCGAGGGAGAAAGAAGGTGCCCGAAGGAGCGAGGCCAAGGGGGTCGCGTCCAGGGCCGAAGCGGGACCTTGCACCGGCGGTCTCAAGGCCCCTGCGGGAAACTCCTATCAGCAAATTCAAGACGCAAACTCTGGTTAGTTTTCAGCctaaggagaagggggagaggtaATGAGTGTtgataacaaaaggaaaagttgACACTCCTGGGTTTACGCCGTAAAACACGCGCCCAAACACAGAACCCAAACTCCGCTGGCTGGAGTAGAAGGACGCACAGGCAGGTGGCTAGGAGGGCGGGCGGCCTGAGCCCAGCCCCGGGGCTGTGGGCCTCACTGCCAGAGTGAGGGGCTTTGCAGCCCCTGCCTCGTAGCTCACACTCGAAAGTGGCCTTGGCCTTGACTGTGAAATAGCCTCAGATTAGCCCTCCGCCACGGCCACGAGGACTTGCTCTCCTGAGCTGGTCGGCGCTGGCGTAAGGGCGGTGCACGGGTCTGCAGTTTTATGTTGGGGCCGCTCTACCGTTTGCCTGAGAAATTCACGGTTATTGCAAAAGCAAAGTATCCGATCTCTTAGTCACAAGGGGAAACTAATATTTGTAAC from Equus asinus isolate D_3611 breed Donkey chromosome 29, EquAss-T2T_v2, whole genome shotgun sequence includes:
- the C1QL3 gene encoding complement C1q-like protein 3, which gives rise to MVLLLVILIPVLVSSAGTSAHYEMLGTCRMVCDPYGGTKAPSTAATPDRGLMQSLPTFIQGPKGEAGRPGKAGPRGPPGEPGPPGPVGPPGEKGEPGRQGLPGPPGAPGLNAAGAISAATYSTVPKIAFYAGLKRQHEGYEVLKFDDVVTNLGNHYDPTTGKFTCSIPGIYFFTYHVLMRGGDGTSMWADLCKNNQVRASAIAQDADQNYDYASNSVVLHLEPGDEVYIKLDGGKAHGGNNNKYSTFSGFIIYAD